A genomic window from Flavobacterium azooxidireducens includes:
- a CDS encoding DUF423 domain-containing protein — translation MNRKIILVAAILGVIAIILGAFGAHALKEVLNENQLVSFETGVRYQFYHALFLLFLGTTILLSDKIKKIILTLVLVGVLFFSGSIYLLATNDLTSIDFKFLGPITPIGGLLLIGAWIALFLNILKQKG, via the coding sequence ATGAATAGAAAAATCATACTAGTTGCTGCTATCTTAGGAGTAATTGCAATCATTTTAGGAGCATTTGGAGCTCACGCGTTAAAAGAAGTTTTAAACGAAAATCAATTAGTCAGTTTTGAAACCGGTGTTCGCTACCAATTTTATCACGCACTATTTTTATTGTTTTTAGGAACAACAATTTTATTGTCAGATAAAATAAAAAAAATTATTTTAACGTTGGTGTTAGTAGGGGTTTTGTTTTTTTCCGGTTCCATCTATTTATTGGCAACAAATGACTTAACTTCTATTGATTTTAAGTTTTTAGGGCCAATTACGCCAATTGGAGGATTGCTATTAATAGGAGCATGGATAGCTCTGTTTTTGAACATTCTTAAACAAAAGGGATAA
- the pckA gene encoding phosphoenolpyruvate carboxykinase (ATP) translates to METYAQFTKSISLEKYGINNVKEIVYNPSFEFLYEEELSSKLEGYEKGQLSELGAVNVMTGEFTGRSPKDKYIVEDEVTRDTIWWNSPKAPNDNKPISQVTWNALKETTVNQLSGKRLFVVDAFCGANENTRLKVRFIMEVAWQAHFVKNMFIRPTEQELENFGEPDFIVMNGSKTSFKNYEEHGLNSEVYVAFNLTEKVQIIGGTWYGGEMKKGLFSMMNYYLPLQGIASMHCSANKGKDGDVAVFFGLSGTGKTTLSTDPKRELIGDDEHGWDDEGVFNFEGGCYAKTIDLSKENEPDIYGAIKKDALLENVTLDANGKIDFKDGSVTQNTRVSYPINHIQNIVKPVSKAGHATKVIFLTADAFGVMPPVSKLTPEQTKYYFLSGFTAKLAGTERGVTEPQPTFSACFGKAFLSLHPTKYGQELVKKMEQHEATAYMVNTGWNGTGKRISIKDTRAIIDAILDGSIEKAETKLIPIFNFEVPTALHDVNPSILDPRDTYANAEDWTAKASNLADLFIKNFVQYTDNEEGRNLVKSGPQL, encoded by the coding sequence ATGGAAACATACGCTCAATTTACGAAATCGATTTCGTTAGAAAAGTACGGAATCAATAATGTCAAAGAAATTGTTTATAATCCTTCGTTTGAATTTCTTTATGAAGAAGAACTAAGTTCAAAGTTAGAAGGATACGAAAAAGGACAATTGTCAGAATTAGGAGCGGTAAATGTAATGACGGGAGAATTTACCGGAAGATCGCCAAAAGACAAATATATTGTAGAAGATGAGGTGACGAGAGATACCATTTGGTGGAACTCTCCAAAAGCACCAAATGACAACAAACCTATTTCTCAAGTTACTTGGAATGCTTTAAAGGAAACAACAGTTAATCAACTTTCAGGAAAAAGATTATTTGTGGTTGACGCATTTTGTGGTGCAAACGAAAATACTCGTTTAAAAGTTCGATTCATAATGGAAGTGGCTTGGCAAGCACATTTCGTCAAAAATATGTTCATCCGTCCAACGGAACAAGAATTAGAAAATTTTGGTGAACCTGATTTTATTGTGATGAATGGTTCTAAAACATCTTTCAAAAATTATGAAGAACACGGATTAAATTCTGAAGTATATGTTGCTTTTAATTTAACCGAAAAAGTTCAAATCATCGGCGGAACTTGGTATGGTGGAGAAATGAAAAAAGGACTTTTCTCGATGATGAATTACTATTTGCCTTTACAAGGAATTGCTTCGATGCATTGTTCTGCTAACAAAGGTAAAGATGGTGATGTAGCAGTTTTCTTTGGTTTATCAGGAACAGGAAAAACAACTTTATCAACTGATCCAAAACGTGAATTAATTGGAGACGATGAGCACGGTTGGGATGACGAAGGTGTTTTTAATTTTGAGGGTGGATGTTATGCAAAAACCATCGATTTGAGTAAAGAAAACGAACCGGATATTTATGGAGCCATCAAAAAAGATGCTTTATTAGAAAACGTAACGTTGGATGCAAACGGAAAAATCGATTTTAAAGATGGTTCTGTGACGCAAAATACGCGAGTTTCTTATCCTATTAATCACATTCAAAATATTGTAAAACCGGTTTCAAAAGCGGGTCACGCAACTAAAGTTATTTTCCTAACAGCAGATGCTTTTGGTGTGATGCCTCCGGTTTCTAAATTGACTCCAGAACAAACAAAATATTATTTCCTTTCCGGATTTACAGCAAAATTAGCCGGAACTGAAAGAGGTGTAACTGAACCGCAACCGACTTTTTCAGCTTGTTTCGGAAAAGCATTTTTATCACTTCATCCAACCAAATACGGACAAGAATTGGTGAAGAAAATGGAACAACACGAAGCTACTGCTTATATGGTTAATACAGGTTGGAACGGAACTGGAAAGCGAATTTCGATTAAAGATACAAGAGCCATTATCGATGCTATTTTAGACGGTTCTATCGAAAAAGCAGAAACCAAATTAATTCCGATTTTTAATTTTGAAGTACCAACAGCTTTGCATGATGTAAATCCGTCTATTCTAGATCCAAGAGATACATATGCTAATGCAGAAGATTGGACAGCAAAAGCGTCTAATTTGGCCGATTTGTTTATTAAAAACTTTGTACAATACACAGACAATGAAGAAGGACGCAACTTAGTGAAGTCCGGACCTCAATTATAA